ATACATGGTTGACCACAAACCGTAGCCATGAACTGGAAAAATCACTTGCTCCAACTCACCATTGCGATCTAGCTCACCAGCAGCATTACGCTTAACCAGATACACCAGAGCATTTTTAGCTTGGCGCTTAATCTGTGCAGTATCTAGTGTGCGATCTAGTTCAATATTCAGCGATGGGTCTTTAGCTGCTTTACGTTGATCAAACTTGCTTACGTCTTTCTCAACATATTCACCAGTACGAATATCGATTACACGAACATCGATTTGGGCAAATGTATCTTCAATGCCCATTCCCGGCTTTAGCAAACCTGCCGCTGCCAGAATATTACGCTTTTTATCCAATACCTTGTTAATCTGTTGGATTGGTTTAAGAGTAACCGCCGCACCAGCAACGATTACCGAACAAACCAAACAGACCAAAAGAGCAACAGATAATGTTTTCAGAGTGCTGTCCTGTTTAGACATGACGCAGCTTCCTCCGCTTGATATTGGCCTTGACCACGAAATGGTCAATCAGAGGTGCAAACAAGTTGGCAAACAAAATTGCCAGCATCATGCCCTCAGGGAACGCCGGGTTAACAACGCGGATCATAATCACCATGAAGCCAATCAAAGCACCAAACCACCAACGACCTGTGTTAGTCATCGAAGCAGATACTGGATCGGTTGCCATGTAGATCATACCGAAAGCGAAACCACCCAGAACCAAATGCCAATGGAAAGGCATCGCGAACATTGGGTTAGTGTCAGAGCCAATCGCGTTGAACAGCAAAGTAGTGGCAACCATACCCAGCATCACACCAAGGATAATTCTCCAAGAAGCAATTCCGGTAACCACCAAGAACGCACCACCAATTAAGATCGCCAGAGTCGATGTTTCACCGATTGAACCAGGGATGTGGCCAATAAATGCATCCATCCAGGTGTAACCGCTTGCTTGCAAACCAGCCATACCGTCAAGGAAAGCGGTACCTAAAGCAGTTGCGCCAGAGAAGTTATCAATTACTTCCCAGCCCTGAA
This sequence is a window from Pelagibaculum spongiae. Protein-coding genes within it:
- a CDS encoding Na(+)-translocating NADH-quinone reductase subunit C, which encodes MSKQDSTLKTLSVALLVCLVCSVIVAGAAVTLKPIQQINKVLDKKRNILAAAGLLKPGMGIEDTFAQIDVRVIDIRTGEYVEKDVSKFDQRKAAKDPSLNIELDRTLDTAQIKRQAKNALVYLVKRNAAGELDRNGELEQVIFPVHGYGLWSTMYGFLAVKKDLNTIVGLGFYEHGETPGLGGEIDNPRWQAKWQGKYLLDGTGQVKFDIVKGAVVPGNAAEQFQVDGLSGATLTSNGVENMILFWLGEEGFGPYISKHKA